GTTTAATTTCTTTGTCATTGCAAGCATGATTACCAAACTAGCGATGTTTATGGAGGTGGATCGTTGTAAAGATCAGTGTCTTCTCTAGAGGCAAGCATGAACATGTTGAGCATCACCAAGGCTGTTTTTTTTTTCCACACTCACCCTCGAGTACCGTCTTGGCATTTCACGAGGATACTACGGTCAATATGGTGAGCATCGTGGTGGTGGAAAAGCTGGAAGTGGTTCATGCGTGAACTGAAGATTAAGCACCGGGCTTGAATGAAGTTTAATCTGAGAATGTTAATGTGCTGTTTTTTTAATCACATTTGTGATGTGCCCATGGTATTCTACCATTTGTTGATGGGAAATCCATGTGGTCGTCCCATATGTCACAACAATTTTCATTTGCCATGAAAGTTATAACTATAAAACAACACTTCACTAATGTGCACATATACTTTGTTCACTATAAACTGGAGATCATGTTGCTGAAAAGGAGAGAAACGGATAACCAAAGGAATACACTACACACAGTTAACATACTTTGGAGGAACTTTACAAAATCTTTGTGCTGTGTAATGCTTTTCAGTTCCATTGCATAAATGAAACCAGACTCATACAGAAAAGCTGTGTATTGCTTTCTACGATGTTAAGAAAATAACTTGTCAAATTTATAGACCTGTGTTATGATCCACATGATAGAATGGTTGCCATGTTCTTTATCCATGGCATATATTAATTAGAAAAGTAGCTAACAGAAAGCAACTCAGCAATGGCTGGCATAGCTTAAGGAACATTTTCATGGGGTTGATTGTCCTCGTTCGTTAGTCATGGAGGACCATTTAGCTCATTCTTGTCTCCCTTTTTCTCtttctcttcatcaccaagtaaaTGAGGTTGCTTTAGATTTTTGTTATTCATAAAAAATGTATCTCCATCGCGTTTATATCATCCTACCAATAAGATTGAGTTTCTGCAACTCCAGTCTGAACTTCATCTATCTTTGTTCAACGGCTCAGATTTAATATGAACCATTAAATTTTTAAATTGAGTAAGTCAAGTAATTGCATTTACTCCGATTTTGATATGCTCGAATGCACAATCAAATAGATTCAAGAACCCCTCACGATAGGATTTATCACCGTGTTTTTTAGTTGTGTTGGACGCCAATACGCAATTGTAGAATTGTAACTTTGTGTGATATACCTAAGAAACAGTGTAATTAGTTAGGACATGGGTTTGGGACTTTGGGTTATGGGTCCTTAACTTTATGTAGTATGATTATTTTTGGGTGGATGTCCATAATCATTGGATGACGGCTTCTCACTTTGTAGCTCACAAATCTCTAGTATGTAAGAATTATATGCAACAATTACTTTTCAAACtaatactactccctccatctcgGTTCATAGGGCTCAAATTGTTTTGCATTAGAACCAAGATATTTTTTTTGGACGCTAAAATCTCTCTCAAACGGTGCATGCATTTAATCCGGAGAAGTAACCCCTCTAATTACTCCTCAATTAGCTTCCACTCCCGAACTATTAGAGTCACATGCATAGGTCAGCATGCAAACTTATTTCGATTCCCACCCCAAACTGCATGAATCAAGTTGTTTCTAGTGAGCtaaaaaaaaggagaaaagggAATTGGACTGTAATTAGAGGGGGTTAATGCTCTTAATTTAATTGCATGTAGGCCTTAGAAGAAAGCTAATGTGagataatttttttttaaaaactgAGCTATGTGAACTGGGACAGAGTATATAAGTTAGACTTCGTATTAAATCTTCGACATTTATTATGGACTAGAGGAAATAGTACAATAATATAGATGAATTTAACAAAATGACGCACTATTGTCTTACTGACGTGTGGGGCCTATGGCCGCTTGTCAATAACCCAAATCGTGAAATCGTGTCATGTATGTCAAAGTGTAACCAAATGTGGGCCATTTTGTCAAAATTTTCGGTGGAGTACTAGATCAAAACGGAATAGCGATCCTTTTATTCACCtggagaaaataaaataaaaactcgGTGCCCTTGCTAGCGGGACGGGCAGTTTCCCGAGTCCAcctcgacgccgccgccgccgtcgcaaaccATAAAAAAGCGAACCCTCCTTTCCCCGCCCCGAAGACCCCAGCACCACCCCGGTCTCCGCCGGCGAAACTTCCACTACGactgtcggcggcggcggcggcggcggcggccatgggggAGTACGCGGCGGCCAAGACGTCGGTGTGGTGGGACATCGAGAACTGCGCCGTCCCCCGCAACTGCGACCCCCACCTCATCGTGCAGAACATCAGCTCCGCCCTAGCCACCGCCGGCCACGTCGGCCCCATCTCCGTCTCCGCCTACGGGGACACCAACGGCATCGCCCAGCCCGTCCTGCACGCCCTCTCCAGCACCGGCGTCTCCCTCCACCACGTCCCCGCCGGTACCCACCCCTCCCCCACCCCGCTCCGCTCTCTTCTTATCTAATCAACCCCGGCGCGGTGGTCCGTTCACCTCTCGCCAATGCATGTGTGTTGCGCCGGTGCGGTGGTCGGTATGGTCCATGGATCTGTCGCACTATGTCAGGATAATAGTCGAATCATGGGATTTGGCCTAGAATTTTCTGGTTTAGGGCGGTCTTCGTCGGATGGGTTAGGGCTGTTGATATAATCGTGGTGTTGGTGTCTGGGTCAGAGACTGATCGATTAAGGCTTtgcatgtttgtttgtttgtttgtttgtttgacgCATTGGTGGTTTTTCTTTTGTCATCTGTTGATGGGGCTTGTGATGTTCGCGTGCATTGGCTACACCAGTTGTAATGATTGTGTTTATGTTTTTGTTACTCCATCCGTCTAAAAATAGGTGTCTCAACTTTGTCTAAATACGGATGTATCTCCAactaaaatgcatctagatacatccatatctagacaaaaatgAGGCACCTATTTTTAGACGGTATTTGAAGTCTTAATAGctgctttttttcttttgatttgaggTACCTTTGAGTGCCCCCAAGGTTTGTTCTGAAATGGTTAGGAATACTTGGCATGTTTCCTTTCATAAATTTGAAGGCAGTTTTTTCTGGTTTATTCTGTTAATTAATCATTGATCTGGTCCTACATTGGAAACATTATGGAGTCATGTTAGTTCCTGCACACCTCGAAATACATATCCATGTCAAGGTGTAGAATTGGCTAGAACTCCATCACAGTAACTCTTTGGTGATATTGGCCAGTTGGGAGAAATCATTTTTGGGATTTTATTATTCCAAATTAATTGGAGAATACCAACAATATAAACCTCTTCGTCTATGTATACGAGCCAAGCTTTGTAACCTGACCCTTAGTATGCCTCTAAATACGGGCATCAACTGGAGAATACCAACAATATAAACCTCTTCGTTTTCTTAGAACAAATAGGCAAGGGTTGATTACgagcatgtgcgatacatgtgagaATAGCATAATGTGTATTCTTATGAGAGATAGTGAAAGAAAGCTGTGTTCTTCATTTATTGGGCCGGTTTTTTTATGATTAGTTACCATTTGCATCTGTTGGATCTGCATGTTTTCTTATTTCTTTTTATTGTTTCCCAACCATTGCAGGCATTAAAGATGCAAGTGATAAGAAAATCTTGGTTGATATGCTGTTCTGGGCTATTGACAACCCTCCGCCAGCGAATTTTCTGCTTATCTCTGGTGACCGGGACTTCTCTAATGCTCTTCATAAGCTTAAGATGAAGCGGTACACTATTCTATTGGCACAACCTCCAAATGTGTCTCAGTCACTTACTGCCGCAGCAAAGAGTGTTTGGCGCTGGAAAAGCCTTGTGGCTGGAGAACCACCGTTGGCACAGTCACCATACATAAGCAGCATACCAAGTGGAAATAAGGATGATGTGGATGCGTCAAATTCTCCAGACGCGACTCAAAACACTAACCCTCAAGTGCAGAATACTTCTCAGCGTGATCATCAAAATGGTGGTAATGGAAAGGCAGATAAGCAGTTTAAAGTGAAGCAACCTCGAAAAAACCAGACTGACAGTGTATCTAAACCAGCAAGCAAAAAGGAAGATTCAGTTGATGGAGTTGCTGATAGTTCTAAAGGTAGCACTACTAACCAGCCAAGTCAGCCTTCTACACCATCATCATCAACTTCATCAAGTTCTGAACCGCAGGGTGGGGCAAAGGTGAACCCGATGAGTAAACCAAAAAACCCACCCCTTTTCCAGCCTAAAAAGCCTGTAAAACCCTCCCATTCCCATCAAAATAGTGCTCCCCATGACTATTTTGGTAGTAAGAAGTCTGGTGTGTCAACTGAATCTGCACCGAAAACTGGTGCTCCTGATTATGGCATTGGTAGTGGTGGCCTTCATCCAAAACACCAGAACCAATCCTCTCAGCTACCAAACCCACAAAATCCAGTGACTTCTCATCCTCACAGTGGACCTGGTAAATTTAACGCATCAAATTTACATAGAACCAGTTCATGCCCACCACAAGCGGGGCAAAATGGTGTTCCGACTGCACCATTGCAGTCCTGGCCAAGTGCTCCTCCCTATCATGCCCCACCAGTTAATTATCCTGATATGAGTCAGTTGAATATTGCTGGATACCCCATAGGAGGTCACAACAACCAAGGTTTGAACATGAACTACCACCCAAACCAGTCTGGTGTTGCTCAACCTCCTTACAATAGTTATGGTTACATACCTCCAACTCCACCTAATGTATCCAGCAACATGCAAAATGCTGGACAATGGGGAGTTAACACCGGATGTCCACAGCCATCTTCTGACTCTCAAATTCTGATAAAAAATATCATAACTGCTTTGGAAGTACTGAAGACCGAGAAGCTTCCACCAACAGAACAGTATATATCAGATTGCATACGTTATGGAGGCGCCAATCTACCAAGTTTTGATGTTAAGAAGGCTCTTGAAGTTGCCATTCAGCATCAAGCAATCGTCACTAAGAAGTTAGGGCATATGTCATTTTTTCTAGGAAAAAATGAAAATCTCTGGAAGTGCGTGAATGTACTGGATACCAACGCACATTACCCAAAAGAGACGCTAGATGCTGTTCATAAGTACATATCTTCTGCTGGTGGCTGTTCCGCGCTAAAGAACTCCCAGTCCAGGTGAGGTCCAACAGCCAGTAATATGTGTTAACTATTTCTGTATTTTTCTTGAATATGGTTTATATGTTTCAATTATTCTTTATTTGTAGGTATCAAGCTGCAACTCTCTTAAAGAACGCATGCTTGAAACGTCTTTCCCTTGGTGAAGTTATCCAGCTTTCGTATACGATAACTGATAAAATGAAGTGGTTTGTTCCCCACCCTTCGGGCTGGCAGCCATTGTCAATGAACATAATAGTGGTTGATGCTACTCGAGGCGCCAAAGGAAAACCTTAGCCTTGGCACATTCCTCAGATCGAATCGGATGGACACTTTGAGTTCTGGTTATCTAGTGCCATGGCTCATCTTCGTTCTGCCAACATTTTCTTTTAAAAGCAATATTGTGTCCGTATGTCTTAGTGGGAGTCAAACTATCATTAGGCTACTGGTTTTGTTCCCATTACTCCGAAGGGAGCAGCTCAAGTTATGGCTACTGTtacgagaatggtacttctgtcaGTTAATTGGTTCTGCAACCAAAGACTCAAAGGGGATACAAAAGGGTTATTTCCTTTGTTCAGGCAGGAAAAACGTGCCTGATATTAAAAGTTATGATCTCTTCCCCTGTGGGCCTAAAAGGCATGCTCGAAATCTCACGAGTTGATTTCAATCAAGCCTGCAGTAGTGACTAAAGAAGCTGCTGCTGTTCAAGGTGCTCAATGAAGCCTCCTTTATATGTAAATTACTAAACTCTCACTCGTAAGACACATGGATGGATATATCATGTGATGTTCAATGGCTCTGGGTGTTTTGAATCTTCTTGTGTTGAGTACTGAACTAAAACTTCCTTTGTTACCTTTGTTATTTCTCCAAGCACAAAATGCATTCGAAATACCTTCAGCTTAGTAATAACCTTGCCAGACTTGTCAAGCTGTGTAGATACTGCTTTGGTACTCTTGGCTGCAAGGCTTTACTTTTTGTTGCCTTCTTAAGTTGTGAAAAGGTTTATCAGATCATTGTAAGCTGAGGTGCATCTTGTAACCAATAACAGTTGCCTTCTATGCAATTTCTCTTTAGTTTTGCTTTCTGTTAGTTGACGGTGGGTATCTTAATCATGTTGATGTTGTAAAGTTGCATCGTCTGGTATGGTTGGCACCTTGTTCAAAACGACCTATTGGTGATCTAAGCTCACATGTCCAGCCAAAAGTTTATTCCAAATAGCCTCAATCTGACCAAAAAAAAAATCGGTTATTTGAACCGTGAGTTGCTAGCTGTACAGTGGACTGCGCATCTTTTTCTTTGAAATCACAAGTAGTGATTGGTGCTTTTATTCAGTGCAGATATTGTTAAACATACACACAATTCTTCTATTCTAGACACATCACAACGGTATCCCATTACCGCTACGGTAGAAAAGGGTTCTGAGAGGAACAAACTTCCTTCTGCCGCTGGTACGCCCTTCACAACACCAAAATGAATTTCCTAGTCAGCTATAAGAATGTCAATCTTACAAACATCATGGAGAAAGTGAAGTATGGTTTACCTCGAAGCGCTATAGGAACCAAAGGAAACCGCCGCACAAATTATGAGCAGGAAGGGGGCTTTAACCAAAGTCCTATTTGATCTTCCGTATCCCCTTGGAACACCATATCTCGTTACATGTACTGCATTCATTCCATTTATGCATGATCTATCTCAGCAGCTACAAAAGACGGAGAAAGCAATATGCATATGTGAAATCAAAGTTACCTTCCATCCTATTCCCATATCTTCGGCCTGCAAACCGCAAGGAGCACATATAATAATCCCATTGACAAACCAGATATTAAAGTATGTGCCGAGTGCTAACGGAAATTGAAGGCTGATTATCAAAGTGAAGAGTAGCATACCATCCTTCAAACAAGAATATGCTTCTGATATCTGCAAACAAAATCATATGGTTAAGTATTTGTTGGTTATAGAAGTGGGAAATAAAAAAGTTCAGAAGATGCATTGCGATCTTCGTGCGGCAAACCACATTCATAATTAA
This region of Lolium perenne isolate Kyuss_39 chromosome 2, Kyuss_2.0, whole genome shotgun sequence genomic DNA includes:
- the LOC127331964 gene encoding uncharacterized protein — encoded protein: MGEYAAAKTSVWWDIENCAVPRNCDPHLIVQNISSALATAGHVGPISVSAYGDTNGIAQPVLHALSSTGVSLHHVPAGIKDASDKKILVDMLFWAIDNPPPANFLLISGDRDFSNALHKLKMKRYTILLAQPPNVSQSLTAAAKSVWRWKSLVAGEPPLAQSPYISSIPSGNKDDVDASNSPDATQNTNPQVQNTSQRDHQNGGNGKADKQFKVKQPRKNQTDSVSKPASKKEDSVDGVADSSKGSTTNQPSQPSTPSSSTSSSSEPQGGAKVNPMSKPKNPPLFQPKKPVKPSHSHQNSAPHDYFGSKKSGVSTESAPKTGAPDYGIGSGGLHPKHQNQSSQLPNPQNPVTSHPHSGPGKFNASNLHRTSSCPPQAGQNGVPTAPLQSWPSAPPYHAPPVNYPDMSQLNIAGYPIGGHNNQGLNMNYHPNQSGVAQPPYNSYGYIPPTPPNVSSNMQNAGQWGVNTGCPQPSSDSQILIKNIITALEVLKTEKLPPTEQYISDCIRYGGANLPSFDVKKALEVAIQHQAIVTKKLGHMSFFLGKNENLWKCVNVLDTNAHYPKETLDAVHKYISSAGGCSALKNSQSRYQAATLLKNACLKRLSLGEVIQLSYTITDKMKWFVPHPSGWQPLSMNIIVVDATRGAKGKP
- the LOC127331968 gene encoding uncharacterized protein, with the translated sequence MRSREAMELLGFAPYSRPSPSEVKAAYRRMVMESHPDRVPTHQKPQAESKFKQISEAYSCLKDGRRYGNRMEVHVTRYGVPRGYGRSNRTLVKAPFLLIICAAVSFGSYSASRAYQRQKEVCSSQNPFLP